The Paramisgurnus dabryanus chromosome 3, PD_genome_1.1, whole genome shotgun sequence genome includes a window with the following:
- the LOC135744843 gene encoding 5-hydroxytryptamine receptor 3A-like, protein MKSLRPVYNFSNPTEVLVDLFVTSITDVDEKAQSFATQITLILGWINEFTRWNDSDFCGLQTCTIDKDKMWIPDITIAESIKAEFASVENPYVKMFNFGGVILSETLVLTTACKMDLYEFPFDVQTCELTVQSSLNSIDELTVSPFSDASFMTASSKKSFQTQGEWELLSITVSKSNMSTLGYVLDQLKFQINIKRRPLLYIINFISPVFCFLVLDVASFFMNSAEGEKLGFKVTLLLAISVLLLILNDTLPSTAKEVPLIGVFCSVIFILIGISILESILVDFLMARGDQIEDSTSTVTDTAKDSNCLADPETDQSEERLSTLDCLKQILIEFRNAANPKGDTRTTGCWHRAAMIINVTFIVVYILTIVVFLIVVSKAWFTV, encoded by the exons ATGAAGTCTCTCCGCCCGGTGTATAACTTTAGCAACCCTACTGAAGTTTTGGTAGACCTGTTTGTGACCTCCATCACAGATGTG GATGAAAAAGCCCAAAGCTTCGCAACACAGATCACACTTATATTG GGTTGGATCAATGAATTCACAAGGTGGAACGACAGCGACTTTTGTGGGCTCCAAACATGTACAATTGATAAAGATAAGATGTGGATTCCAGACATTACCATTGCCGAAAG CATCAAAGCAGAATTTGCATCTGTGGAAAATCCTTATGTAAAGATGTTCAATTTTGGTGGTGTAATCCTATCCGAAACCTTAGTTTTGACCACCGCCTGCAAGATGGACCTGTACGAGTTTCCCTTTGATGTCCAAACATGCGAGCTGACAGTTCAGTCTTCATTGAATTCAA TCGATGAGCTTACAGTCAGTCCATTTTCTGATGCCTCATTTATGACTGCCAGCTCTAAGAAATCTTTTCAAACTCAAGGGGAGTGGGAACTCCTCAGCATTACCGTGTCTAAATCCAATATGTCTACTCTTGGATATGTATTGGATCAGCTGAAATTTCAG ATCAACATAAAACGGAGACCTCTACTGTACATCATCAACTTCATATCACCAGTGTTTTGCTTTCTTGTGTTGGATGTGGCCTCATTCTTTATGAATTCAGCAGAAGGAGAGAAGCTGGGCTTTAAAGTGACTTTACTTTTGGCAATTTCTGTGTTACTGCTCATTCTTAATGACACGCTGCCCTCTACTGCCAAGGAGGTCCCATTGATCG GGGTTTTCTGCAGCGTGATTTTCATTCTCATTGGTATCAGCATTCTGGAGAGCATTCTTGTGGATTTTCTGATGGCTAGAGGAGATCAGATTGAGGATTCCACATCTACTGTTActg ACACTGCAAAAGATTCAAACTGCCTAGCGGATCCAGAAACAGATCAAAGTGAAGAGCGGTTAAGCACCCTGGACTGTCTGAAACAAATCCTCATTGAGTTTCGGAATGCAGCCAATCCTAAAGGTGACACGAGGACAACCGGGTGCTGGCACAGAGCGGCAATGATAATCAACGTTACTTTCATTGTTGTCTACATTCTCACCATCGTTGTCTTCCTAATTGTAGTTAGTAAAGCTTGGTTCACAGTGTGA